A portion of the Bdellovibrio bacteriovorus genome contains these proteins:
- a CDS encoding ATP-binding cassette domain-containing protein, whose amino-acid sequence MKKVLLETHRLRPVSSEGLFLSPALDIKMTTGDVVFLNGDNGSGKSTLLKTILGLHKKYEGRFSFTLPAQQVQYLPQLGNLSFHLPLTLLDVLDGAATNHLLLQGLDLKKKWNTASGGERQKVLLAAILAREPRFLILDEPFNHVDKDSALVLEKALSDYFFKNQESALLMVSHRPVTNLFAGSLQVDLK is encoded by the coding sequence ATGAAAAAGGTTCTTTTAGAAACGCATCGACTTCGCCCCGTGAGTTCTGAGGGGTTATTTCTATCCCCGGCTTTGGATATCAAAATGACCACGGGGGATGTCGTATTTCTAAATGGCGATAACGGTTCAGGCAAAAGCACGCTCTTAAAAACGATCTTAGGCCTTCATAAAAAATATGAAGGTCGCTTTTCGTTCACTTTGCCTGCCCAACAGGTTCAATATCTGCCTCAGCTGGGCAATTTAAGTTTTCATCTGCCGCTCACCTTGCTTGATGTTTTAGATGGCGCAGCGACCAATCATCTTTTACTCCAAGGACTAGATCTAAAAAAGAAATGGAACACGGCTAGCGGCGGTGAAAGACAAAAGGTTCTTTTAGCGGCGATTTTAGCGCGGGAGCCGCGCTTTCTTATTTTGGATGAACCTTTTAATCACGTGGATAAAGATTCCGCTTTAGTGTTAGAAAAAGCCTTATCTGATTATTTTTTCAAGAACCAAGAAAGTGCGCTTTTAATGGTTTCACATCGACCGGTCACAAATCTTTTTGCGGGCTCGTTGCAGGTGGATTTAAAATGA
- a CDS encoding metal ABC transporter permease, which produces MSSFLELLSIYKWSLPASVFAAGVLSLIGAQWTARGQSAQIFVLSQGSSLGVVLGLALNIIFGTDLHALNLVLGFSLGWLTLLFSHRLTQGRSDRNHIYLTLFVLFLALTYMLTSMTPALESHMAAAYFGDLAVMSDLAGQIVGVIALLALAFILKNWKILSLSSFQLSNSSLIHRQPKNTAFEMLTLLVTAAAVQNMGYLFTIGSLFIGTSFAAHSSRDLKSYTQRMLFISVSGSLLGFVISLLSTNLPTVPCVILGQVVMGLMTYVKK; this is translated from the coding sequence ATGAGTTCATTTTTAGAGCTCTTAAGCATTTACAAGTGGTCGCTTCCGGCAAGTGTGTTTGCGGCGGGCGTTTTATCTTTAATCGGTGCACAGTGGACCGCACGTGGGCAAAGCGCGCAGATATTTGTTTTAAGCCAAGGCTCTTCACTGGGTGTGGTTTTAGGGTTGGCGCTGAATATTATTTTCGGCACCGATCTGCATGCTCTGAATCTTGTTCTAGGATTTTCTTTGGGATGGTTGACGTTGCTATTTTCACATCGCTTAACCCAAGGACGATCCGATCGCAATCATATCTATTTGACTCTATTCGTTTTATTTTTGGCTTTGACCTACATGCTCACGTCGATGACTCCGGCGCTGGAATCCCATATGGCGGCGGCTTATTTCGGCGACTTGGCCGTAATGAGCGATTTGGCCGGACAGATTGTGGGTGTGATTGCCCTACTGGCATTGGCTTTTATTTTAAAAAACTGGAAGATCTTATCATTATCTTCTTTTCAGCTTTCAAACTCGAGCCTGATTCATCGCCAGCCTAAAAACACGGCTTTTGAAATGCTGACTTTGCTCGTGACGGCCGCGGCCGTGCAGAACATGGGCTATCTTTTTACAATTGGCTCTTTGTTTATCGGTACAAGTTTCGCGGCTCACAGCAGCCGGGATTTAAAATCTTACACTCAACGAATGCTTTTTATTTCGGTGAGTGGGAGTCTTTTAGGTTTTGTGATTTCACTCTTATCCACGAACCTTCCCACCGTCCCTTGTGTGATCCTGGGACAGGTCGTGATGGGATTAATGACTTACGTAAAGAAATAG